The Fortiea contorta PCC 7126 genome has a segment encoding these proteins:
- a CDS encoding efflux RND transporter periplasmic adaptor subunit produces the protein MSNSLRSQTPTAIRYVSGTFLSLLLLASPAVVLAHGGHGDEFQGGSEATSTNNSIEVDADTAKRLGIKVEPVQRQRLAIGIKTTGQIETLPSQKVEVTTPIAGAKVVELLVEPGASVKKGQPIAVVTSPDLVTLRVESQDKLAQGQADLQLAEADLRLAQQNYQKYQQIATSEIAQAQSQVDFAQEKYNKDKQLATEGALPRRNALESQTQLAQAKAELTKANSRRDVIGAENQLKRAQASVQLAKSNINRSNTSYQTRLAQLGNQPNSKGLVTVTAPISGKVADREVTIGQTFNEAGGKLMTIVNDSRLFATANIYEKDLGRVKAGQRVTLKVASMLDRTFSGRISRIGTVVEGETRIVPVQAEVNNSSGQLKPGMFAELEVLTDQTSSAISAIPTSAVVDANGKKVVYMQNGNAYQTVEVTLGQTSGDMVEVKSGLFEGDMIVTQRAPQLYAQSLRGGAKPTEGETKEAPAQATEVKTPSFPVPLWLLGAGGGTAIAVVGFMAGRRSKPQLVPVGAELAYDVPEDSINGSTNSDDNHRAPHEEPKVIIISKNTQQ, from the coding sequence ATGTCTAATTCTCTACGCTCCCAAACACCTACAGCTATTCGTTATGTTTCTGGCACATTTCTGAGCCTGCTGTTATTAGCAAGTCCCGCAGTTGTACTGGCTCATGGCGGACACGGAGACGAATTTCAAGGAGGAAGTGAAGCCACTTCAACTAATAATTCTATTGAGGTTGATGCCGACACAGCCAAACGGTTAGGGATTAAAGTCGAGCCTGTCCAGCGTCAGCGGTTAGCTATTGGTATCAAAACCACTGGACAAATTGAAACTCTTCCCAGCCAAAAAGTGGAAGTGACTACCCCAATTGCTGGGGCGAAAGTTGTTGAATTGTTGGTAGAACCGGGTGCGTCAGTAAAGAAAGGTCAACCTATTGCTGTTGTAACCAGCCCAGATTTAGTGACATTGCGTGTGGAATCTCAGGACAAATTAGCACAAGGTCAAGCTGATTTACAGCTGGCGGAAGCTGACTTAAGACTGGCTCAACAAAATTATCAAAAATATCAACAAATAGCAACCTCTGAAATTGCCCAAGCACAGAGTCAAGTTGACTTTGCTCAAGAAAAGTACAACAAAGACAAACAGTTAGCTACTGAAGGTGCTTTACCGCGACGCAATGCCTTAGAATCTCAAACCCAGCTAGCCCAGGCAAAAGCCGAACTTACCAAAGCTAACAGCCGTCGGGACGTTATCGGGGCAGAAAATCAACTTAAACGCGCCCAAGCGTCAGTTCAACTAGCAAAGTCAAATATAAATCGCAGTAATACTAGTTATCAAACTCGACTTGCTCAACTAGGAAATCAACCCAATTCTAAAGGATTAGTAACAGTAACCGCTCCCATATCTGGTAAGGTTGCTGATAGAGAAGTTACTATTGGTCAAACTTTTAATGAAGCTGGTGGTAAATTGATGACGATTGTCAATGATAGTCGGCTTTTTGCCACAGCTAACATTTATGAAAAAGATTTAGGTAGAGTTAAAGCTGGTCAAAGGGTGACTCTAAAAGTGGCCAGTATGCTTGATCGTACCTTTTCTGGACGAATTTCCCGGATTGGAACAGTGGTAGAAGGAGAAACACGAATTGTACCAGTACAAGCAGAGGTAAATAACTCAAGCGGACAACTCAAACCAGGAATGTTTGCAGAGCTAGAAGTCTTAACAGACCAAACGTCCTCTGCTATTTCAGCTATTCCTACCTCAGCAGTGGTTGACGCGAATGGTAAGAAAGTTGTTTACATGCAAAATGGTAATGCTTACCAAACAGTTGAAGTAACTTTAGGGCAAACCTCTGGAGATATGGTTGAGGTTAAGAGTGGCTTATTTGAGGGAGATATGATTGTCACTCAACGCGCACCACAACTTTATGCACAATCATTGCGGGGTGGTGCTAAGCCAACAGAAGGTGAGACAAAAGAAGCTCCTGCACAAGCGACTGAAGTTAAAACGCCCAGCTTCCCAGTACCGTTGTGGTTGCTAGGAGCAGGTGGAGGAACTGCAATAGCTGTTGTAGGTTTCATGGCAGGCCGTCGCAGCAAGCCTCAACTAGTTCCAGTAGGGGCAGAACTTGCCTATGATGTACCAGAAGATTCTATTAATGGTTCTACAAACTCAGATGATAACCACCGCGCGCCTCATGAAGAACCAAAAGTTATAATCATCAGTAAAAATACCCAACAATAA